One part of the Solanum dulcamara chromosome 8, daSolDulc1.2, whole genome shotgun sequence genome encodes these proteins:
- the LOC129899973 gene encoding uncharacterized protein LOC129899973 gives MVVRRRPETHPSKNNLKPANIMSCHKLNEQNEIDGDEFEDYNEEDQYKPNQEETEVVNLGDNECTKETRISVHLTKAQRKELTSLLGEYIDIFAWSYDDVSSLSVDIVSHKLPINPDCSPVKQKTRKFKPDLSLKIKEEVTKQIQSGVVEVTKYPTWLANIVPVPKKDGKIRICVDYRDLNKASPKDNFPLPNIHILIDNCAKHEMQSFVDCYTGYHQILMDEEDAEKIAFITPWGVYHYRVMPFGLKNAGATYMRAMTTIFHDMIHKEIEVYMDDVIIKSRESEGHLTHLKKFFDRLRKYNLKLNPAKCAFGVPAGKLLGFIVSRRGIELDPSKIKSIQELPPPKTKKELLKKDALTKWTEECQTAFEAIKSYLSNPPVLVPPREGVPLLLYLSVSDNAFGCVLGQHDETGKRERSIYYLSKKFTPYEARYTLLEKTCCALTWIAQKLRHYLSSYTTYLISKMDPLKYIFQKAIPTRKLAKWQMLLSEFDIVYVTQKAIKAQALADHLAENLVDKKYEPLKTYFPDEEVLFVGENISEAYPGWRVFFDGAVNHEGSGIGAVLISESGQYYPMAAKLRFRCTNNMAEYEACIMGLKMAVDKDIQELLVIGDSDLLIHQVQGEWAVKNSKIAPYVKLVQRLCKRFRKIEFRHTPRLQNEFADTLATISSMIKHPDTSYIDPVEIYLKEQPAHCSHVEVEPDGRPWYFDVKRYLETGTYPENATFNQKKAIRRMANNFFPSGEILYRRTPDMGLLRCVDAIEATKLLEQIHAGVCGTHMNGLTLAKKILRSGYFWMTMEHDCCKYMQKCHQCQVHGDLIRVPPHELNAMSSPWPFVAWGMDVIGPIEPFASNGHMFILVAIDYFTKWVEAASYKSVTKKVVADFIRNNLICRFGIPNSIITDNGANLNSHLMKEICEQFKINHRNSTTYRPQMNGAVEAANKNIKKILRKMIGNHRGWHEMLPYALLGYRTTVRTSIGATPYLLVYGTEAVIPAEVEIPSLRIIQEAELSNADWVRNRIEHLALIDEKRMTAVCHGQLYQQRMTRAFNKRVRPRTFEVGQLVLKRIFPHQNEYKGKFAPNWQGPYMVRQVLSGGALILSEMDGQEWPKPINSDAVKRYYV, from the exons atGGTAGTCCGGAGGAGGCCCGAGACCCACCCTTC taaaaataacttaaaacctGCCAATATCATGTCATGTCACAAGCTAAATGAACAAAATGAGATAGATGGTGATGAGTTTGAGGATTATAATGAAGAG GATCAGTACAAGCCAAATCAAGAGGAAACTGAGGTTGTGAATCTGGGAGATAACGAGTGTACCAAGGAAACCAGAATCAGTGTCCATTTAACAAAAGCTCAGAGGAAAGAACTTACCAGTTTGCTTGGAGAGTATATCGACATATTTGCTTGGTCTTATGATGATGTGTCAAGTTTGAGTGTAGACATCGTGTCTCATAAATTGCCAATAAATCCGGATTGCAGTCCAGTAAAACAAAAGACTCGAAAATTCAAGCCAGATTTAAGTTTGAAGATCAAAGAAGAGGTTACCAAGCAAATTCAATCTGGAGTTGTGGAAGTGACGAAATATCCGACTTGGTTAGCCAACATTGTTCCAGTCCCTAAGAAGGATGGCAAGATCAGAATCTGTGTTGATTATAGAGATCTGAACAAAGCTAGCCCTAAAGACAACTTTCCATTGCCAAATATCCACATTCTCATTGATAATTGTGCCAAGCATGAGATGCAGTCATTTGTGGATTGCTACACAGGTTATCACCAGATTCTAATGGATGAAGAAGATGCAGAAAAGATAGCATTCATCACACCGTGGGGTGTGTATCACTATCGAGTAATGCCATTTGGTCTTAAAAATGCTGGGGCTACTTACATGAGAGCCATGACAACtatctttcatgatatgattcacAAAGAAATTGAAGTATATATggatgatgtcattatcaaatCCCGCGAGAGTGAGGGTCATTTGACTCACTTGAAAAAATTCTTTGATCGTTTGCGCAAATACAATCTAAAATTAAATCCCGCTAAATGTGCTTTTGGAGTGCCAGCTGGCAAGTTATTGGGGTTTATAGTCAGTAGAAGGGGTATCGAGCTTGATCCCTCTAAAATCAAATCGATTCAAGAATTACCTCCACCAAAGACTAAAAAGGAA CTACTGAAAAAAGATGCATTGACAAAATGGACTGAAGAATGTCAGACAGCTTTCGAAGCTATCAAAAGTTACTTGTCTAATCCACCGGTGCTAGTTCCTCCGAGGGAAGGAGTTCCATTGTTGCTATATCTGTCTGTCTCAGATAATGCATTTGGATGCGTGCTAGGCCAGCATGATGAGACGGGGAAGAGGGAACGATCAATCTACTACTTAAGCAAGAAGTTTACTCCATACGAGGCTCGTTACACTCTTTTGGAGAAAACTTGTTGTGCTTTAACCTGGATTGCTCAAAAGTTGAGACATTACTTGTCTTCATACACTACATATCTCATTTCCAAGATGGATCCTTTAAAGTATATTTTTCAGAAAGCGATACCCACTAGGAAATTGGCAAAATGGCAGATGTTGCTGAGTGAGTTTGATATTGTGTATGTGACCCAAAAGGCGATAAAAGCACAAGCCTTGGCGGATCATCTCGCAGAAAATCTAGTAGACAAAAAGTATGAACCGCTCAAAACTTATTTTCCCGATGAAGAGGTATTATTTGTAGGAGAAAATATCTCCGAAGCATACCCTGGTTGGAGAGTATTTTTTGATGGAGcggtgaatcatgaaggaagtGGAATTGGAGCAGTCCTAATATCGGAATCTGGCCAATATTACCCTATGGCAGCCAAACTCCGATTTCGTTGCACGAACAACATGGCTGAGTATGAAGCATGCATCATGGGTCTAAAAATGGCGGTCGATAAAGACATTCAAGAGTTGTTGGTAATAGGAGATTCAGATTTGCTGATTCACCAGGTTCAAGGAGAGTGGGCTGTGAAAAATTCGAAGATTGCACCATACGTGAAGTTAGTGCAAAGGTTGTGTAAAAGATTTCGCAAGATCGAGTTTAGGCATACCCCAAGGTTGCAGAACGAATTTGCTGACACTCTTGCTACTATCTCCTCAATGATCAAACATCCAGATACAAGTTACATTGATCCTGTGGAGATATACTTGAAAGAACAACCCGCTCACTGTTCGCATGTAGAAGTAGAACCAGATGGGAGACCTTGGTATTTTGACGTAAAAAGGTATCTAGAAACTGGAACTTATCCAGAGAATGCGACTTTCAATCAGAAGAAAGCAATACGTCGGATGGCTAacaatttctttccaagtggagAAATCCTTTATAGGAGAACTCCAGATATGGGTCTTCTCAGATGTGTCGATGCTATTGAAGCCACGAAGCTTCTCGAACAGATTCACGCGGGAGTTTGTGGAACTCACATGAATGGGCTTACCTTGGCGAAAAAGATCCTTCGATCCGGCTATTTTTGGATGACTATGGAGCATGATTGTTGTAAGTATATgcaaaaatgtcatcaatgtcaAGTGCATGGTGATTTGATTCGAGTACCTCCTCACGAACTTAATGCTATGAGTTCTCCTTGGCCATTTGTGGCTTGGGGAATGGATGTCATTGGTCCAATAGAGCCATTCGCCTCTAATGGACACATGTTCATTTTAGTTGCTATTGATTACTTCACCAAGTGGGTGGAAGCAGCCTCGTATAAATCAGTCACGAAGAAGGTAGTAGCAGACTTCATCCGTAACAATTTGATATGTAGATTTGGGATACCGAATTCCATCATTACTGATAATGGAGCAAATCTCAATAGTCATTTGATGAAAGAGATATGTGAGCAATTCAAGATTAATCATCGAAACTCAACTACATATCGTCCTCAAATGAATGGAGCCGTAGAAGCTGCCAACAAGAACATCAAAAAGATCTTGAGGAAAATGATTGGCAATCACAGAGGTTGGCATGAAATGTTGCCATATGCTCTGTTGGGATACCGAACAACTGTCAGAACATCAATTGGAGCAACTCCATACTTGCTAGTGTATGGGACGGAGGCCGTAATCCCTGCCGAAGTGGAAATACCTTCATTGAGAATTATTCAAGAAGCTGAATTGAGCAACGCCGATTGGGTTCGTAATCGAATTGAACATTTGGCCttgattgatgaaaagagaatgaCTGCCGTTTGCCATGGTCAACTGTACCAGCAAAGAATGACTCGTGCTTTTAACAAGCGAGTGAGACCAAGAACATTTGAAGTTGGTCAGTTGGTTCTCAAACGCATTTTTCCACATCAAAATGAGTATAAAGGAAAGTTTGCGCCAAATTGGCAAGGACCATACATGGTGCGCCAAGTGTTGTCTGGAGGTGCCTTGATATTATCCGAGATGGATGGACAAGAATGGCCGAAGCCAATCAACTCAGACGCCGTCAAAAGATACTATGTATGA